From a single Apium graveolens cultivar Ventura chromosome 2, ASM990537v1, whole genome shotgun sequence genomic region:
- the LOC141706972 gene encoding uncharacterized protein LOC141706972, producing the protein MEDTPNSNSDTRAEAERLLSISEKFLNTRDLSSSRDFALLAQETAPLLDGSDQILAILDVLLAADTKKINNQNNWYAILQLEKRDNLDNIKKQYRRLALLLHPDKNKYSFASEAFQLVADAWGVLSDVSRKNVFDREHDFFTKINLGGNEKVNREKGHTGGVSGTERREARSFWTVCPYCYYMYEYPRVYKDCALKCGNCKRAFHGVEITTLPPVVPGQDAYHCCWGFFPLGFGNDGVGGGSGSGRGSGFPSWGPTMFGANVNGGNEDGNVNGNRSGNVTPVHRNVSGTPTAAPSTGVKRGRGRPRKNPQ; encoded by the coding sequence ATGGAAGACACCCCCAATTCCAATTCCGACACCAGAGCGGAGGCGGAGCGCCTCCTTAGCATCTCCGAGAAGTTCTTAAACACCCGTGATCTCTCCAGTTCTCGAGATTTCGCTCTTTTAGCTCAAGAAACCGCTCCTTTACTCGACGGCTCTGATCAAATCTTGGCGATTCTCGATGTTCTCCTAGCTGCCGATACCAAGAAAATTAATAATCAGAACAACTGGTACGCGATTCTACAGCTCGAAAAACGGGATAATTTGGATAATATTAAGAAACAGTATCGCAGATTGGCGCTTTTGTTGCATCCTGATAAGAATAAGTATTCGTTTGCTAGTGAGGCGTTTCAGCTTGTCGCGGATGCGTGGGGGGTGTTGTCGGATGTGAGTAGGAAGAATGTGTTTGATCGGGAGCATGACTTCTTTACTAAGATTAATTTAGGGGGAAATGAAAAAGTGAATCGAGAAAAAGGGCATACGGGTGGGGTTTCGGGTACTGAGAGGCGAGAGGCGCGGAGTTTTTGGACTGTGTGTCCGTATTGTTATTATATGTATGAGTATCCTAGGGTTTATAAGGATTGTGCTTTGAAATGTGGGAATTGTAAGAGGGCTTTTCATGGTGTTGAGATTACGACTTTGCCTCCGGTTGTGCCAGGGCAGGATGCTTATCATTGTTGTTGGGGGTTTTTTCCTTTGGGGTTTGGAAATGATGGAGTTGGAGGCGGGAGTGGGAGTGGGAGAGGTTCGGGGTTTCCTAGTTGGGGACCGACTATGTTTGGGGCGAATGTGAATGGAGGGAATGAGGATGGGAATGTGAATGGGAATCGGAGTGGAAATGTGACCCCGGTTCATAGGAATGTGAGTGGGACTCCAACTGCGGCTCCTTCAACAGGTGTTAAGAGGGGCAGGGGAAGGCCAAGGAAGAATCCACAATGA